One Punica granatum isolate Tunisia-2019 chromosome 3, ASM765513v2, whole genome shotgun sequence genomic window carries:
- the LOC116200760 gene encoding uncharacterized protein LOC116200760: MSMFQYEVNHHRIKTNGIYIHVAELGEPGAPLVLLLHGFPETWYSWRHQMRYLADQGYRVVAPDMRGYGDSDSPLSPESYTVFHLAGDVLGLLDHFGEQQAFIVGHDWGAVAGWFLSLFKPDRVKGLVALSAPYSPRSPDIKTIESFKQLGDGFYISQFQKPGRAERAFARYDYLTVMKKFLLINKTDILIAPPGMEIVDYLETPSLLPPWITEEDLQVYADKFQESGFTGPLNYYRAMDLNWELLGPWQGSKITVPTKFIVGDKDMGFEAAGTRDYIQGNIFKSIVPDLQVVVLDGHHFINQEKAEEVSCEILSFFQKLSAV, translated from the exons ATGAGCATGTTCCAGTACGAGGTTAATCACCATAGGATCAAGACCAACgggatatatatacatgtggcCGAGCTCGGGGAACCAGGTGCCCCGCTGGTTTTGCTCCTCCATGGCTTCCCGGAGACGTGGTACTCGTGGCGGCATCAGATGAGATACCTGGCTGATCAGGGCTACCGTGTTGTGGCCCCTGACATGAGGGGTTATGGTGACTCTGACTCTCCGCTCAGCCCCGAGTCTTATACTGTCTTCCATCTCGCGGGGGACGTCCTTGGCCTCCTCGACCACTTCGGTGAGCAACAG GCATTTATAGTGGGGCATGACTGGGGAGCAGTGGCGGGATGGTTCCTAAGCCTGTTCAAGCCTGACAGGGTAAAGGGTCTAGTGGCTCTATCAGCTCCCTACTCGCCACGGTCTCCGGACATCAAGACTATCGAATCCTTCAAGCAGTTAGGAGATGGCTTCTACATTTCTCAGTTCCAG AAACCAGGGAGAGCAGAGAGGGCTTTCGCGAGGTACGATTACCTCACGGTGATGAAGAAGTTCCTTCTTATCAACAAGACCGACATATTGATAGCTCCTCCGGGCATGGAGATCGTGGACTACTTGGAAACTCCATCGCTGCTCCCTCCTTGGATAACTGAAGAAGACTTGCAGGTTTATGCGGACAAGTTTCAGGAATCAGGCTTCACCGGTCCTCTCAACTACTACCGGGCTATGGACCT GAATTGGGAGCTACTAGGACCGTGGCAAGGATCAAAAATTACAGTTCCGACAAAATTCATTGTTGGAGACAAGGACATGGGATTTGAAGCTGCTGGGACAAGGGATTATATTCAAGGAAATATCTTCAAGAGCATTGTCCCTGATCTCCAAGTCGTTGTTCTAGATGGTCACCACTTCATCAATCAAGAGAAAGCCGAAGAAGTCTCCTGTGAAATTCTTAGTTTCTTCCAAAAACTCTCTGCGGTTTAA
- the LOC116200761 gene encoding folate transporter 1, chloroplastic isoform X1 codes for MSTSRSQSQWQWENATAGALAGFATVAIMHPLDVVRTRFQANDGRVSNLPTYKNTAQALFTIARSEGLRGLYAGFYPSVLGSSISWGLYFFFYGRAKERYSRMREEKLTPGLHLLSAAEAGALVSFCTNPVWLIKTRMQLQNPLSQTKSYSGVYDAFRTIMREEGWSALYKGIGPSLLLQVSHGAVQFTAYEELRKFIVEFKSEGREKEPGPADKVLNSVDYAILGASSKLAAILLTYPFQVIRTRLQQRPSANGTPRYLDSWHAVKETARFEGLRGFYKGITPNILKNVPASSITFIVYENVMSLLRLTRTKD; via the exons ATGTCCACCTCGCGGTCCCAGTCCCAATGGCAATGGGAGAACGCCACCGCCGGCGCCTTAGCTGGCTTCGCCACCGTCGCCATCATGCACCCTCTGGACGTTGTGCGGACGAGGTTTCAAG CGAACGATGGCAGAGTCTCGAATCTTCCAACTTACAAGAACACCGCACAAGCTCTCTTCACCATTGCTCGCTCTGAG GGTTTGAGAGGACTCTACGCTGGTTTCTATCCTTCTGTTCTCGGGTCAAGCATTTCGTGGGGTTTATACTTCTTCTT CTATGGCAGAGCCAAAGAGAGATACTCTCGAATgagagaagaaaagttaaCTCCCGGTCTTCATCTTCTTTCTGCAGCAGAGGCGGGAGCACTG GTCTCTTTTTGCACAAACCCTGTATGGCTCATCAAAACCAGAATGCAGCTTCAGAATCCTCTTAGTCAAACCAAATCTTATTCGGGTGTATATG ATGCATTTAGGACCATAATGAGAGAGGAGGGTTGGAGTGCTCTTTACAAAGGGATTGGTCCTAGTCTCTTGCTT CAGGTATCTCATGGTGCTGTTCAGTTCACAGCTTATGAGGAACTCCGGAAGTTTATTGTTGAATTCAAGTctgaaggaagagaaaaggagCCTGGACCTGCTGATAAGGTGTTG AATTCAGTTGATTATGCTATCCTTGGGGCGTCTTCTAAACTTGCCGCCATTCTTTTGACGTATCCATTTCAG GTTATTCGCACTCGATTGCAG CAACGACCAAGTGCCAATGGAACTCCGAGATACTTGGATAGCTGGCATGCAGTGAAAGAGACTGCTAG GTTTGAAGGTCTACGAGGATTTTACAAGGGAATCACCCCAAACATTCTTAAAAATGTTCCTGCCTCTTCAATAACATTTATTGTATATGAGAATGTAATGAGTTTGTTAAGACTCACGAGAACGAAGGACTGA
- the LOC116199359 gene encoding GDSL esterase/lipase At2g40250-like, whose product MEFSKLLIFTAYLGLLLSVATAGSHPEHHHHHHHHHHNHSHTTESHKLMQAHKQQASISAVFAFGDSSVDTGNNNINYGTRYRSDHLPYGMDFSYHTATGRSSNGRLIVDYIISSLGLKDTLTAYVGSPIEEFQTGISYGISGAGLDDNTVRANSVPTFDQQVISFEHTIQYLIKAVGEKRAKQIVKDALYIVSVGTNDMVDTYYRPLLQIGLTDIGSYHYNLLLKLEGTLQRLYKDGARKFVVLGMPPIGCLPKQVSAISLQNLIHTILYGRDCIDEQNNDAQGYNMKLRDLVSSINSQVPDIHVEYVDIYGPMMDMISNPYRYGFESTIVACCGLLGLPMVGDLCNELTPRCPNPNQYLFWDSINPTQVVNAQLAGLIANEVLPKFH is encoded by the exons ATGGAGTTCTCCAAGCTCTTGATCTTCACGGCCTATCTCGGTCTTCTCCTTTCCGTCGCAACCGCTGGGTCACATCCTGAGCACCATCACCACCATCACCACCATCACCACAACCACAGCCACACCACGGAGTCGCACAAGCTCATGCAGGCGCACAAGCAGCAGGCAAGCATTTCTGCTGTTTTCGCGTTCGGTGACTCCAGCGTCGACACGGGCAATAACAATATCAACTATGGGACCAGATACCGGAGCGACCATCTGCCCTATGGTATGGATTTTTCTTACCACACCGCGACCGGAAGGTCCTCCAATGGGAGGCTTATCGTAGACTACATCATCTCGTCCCTCGGGCTCAAAGACACACTGACTGCTTATGTTGGCAGCCCGATAGAGGAGTTTCAAACTGGTATAAGCTACGGCATCTCCGGTGCTGGTCTCGACGATAATACTGTACGAGCGAATTCTGTGCCGACATTCGACCAACAAGTGATTAGCTTTGAGCATACCATTCAGTATCTGATCAAGGCAGTGGGGGAGAAGCGTGCCAAGCAGATAGTCAAGGATGCCCTGTACATAGTCAGTGTCGGGACCAATGACATGGTCGATACCTATTACCGCCCTTTATTACAGATCGGTTTGACAGATATCGGGAGTTATCATTATAATCTTCTTTTGAAACTCGAAGGCACTCTTCAG AGGCTATATAAGGACGGTGCACGTAAGTTTGTGGTGCTTGGGATGCCCCCAATCGGGTGCTTGCCCAAACAAGTCTCGGCCATTTCCCTTCAGAACCTAATACATACCATACTATACGGACGTGACTGCATAGATGAGCAGAACAACGATGCACAGGGCTACAACATGAAGCTCCGAGATCTCGTTTCGAGTATAAATTCCCAAGTTCCCGATATTCATGTCGAGTATGTGGACATATACGGTCCAATGATGGACATGATTTCTAATCCCTACAGATATG GTTTTGAAAGCACGATCGTGGCATGCTGTGGGCTTCTAGGGCTACCAATGGTGGGTGATCTTTGCAACGAACTCACGCCCCGCTGTCCTAACCCAAACCAATACCTTTTTTGGGATTCTATCAACCCTACGCAGGTCGTTAATGCTCAACTTGCCGGGTTAATTGCGAATGAAGTGCTTCCAAAGTTTCACTAA
- the LOC116200847 gene encoding dehydrin Xero 1-like, with protein MAHFQNQYDNTPVRQTGEFGNPMPMTDEYGNVIQRTDEFGNPISHTGHPGGYGTAPTGYGATGVGGGLHHDQPHKEHHTLGGMLHRSGSSSSSSSSEDDGHGGRRKKKGLKQKVKEKLPGQHGGEYDRSQATSTTTPGGHYTTAEHHEKKGVLDQIKEKLPGHHGHH; from the exons ATGGCGCACTTCCAGAACCAGTATGATAACACCCCGGTGCGGCAGACCGGTGAGTTCGGTAACCCGATGCCCATGACCGATGAGTATGGGAACGTAATCCAGAGGACGGACGAGTTTGGAAACCCTATCAGCCACACAGGCCATCCTGGCGGATATGGGACTGCCCCTACCGGATATGGTGCTACGGGTGTAGGCGGTGGCCTCCACCATGATCAGCCTCACAAGGAACACCATACCTTGGGTGGCATGCTTCATCGCTCCGGGAGCTCATCGAGTTCTAGCTCG TCGGAAGACGATGGGCACggagggaggaggaagaagaaggggcTGAAACAGAAGGTAAAAGAGAAGCTGCCGGGCCAGCACGGAGGCGAATACGACCGGTCCCAGGCCACCTCGACCACCACCCCTGGTGGACACTACACCACCGCCGAGCACCACGAGAAGAAGGGTGTCCTCGACCAGATCAAGGAAAAGCTCCCTGGCCACCACGGCCACCACTAG
- the LOC116201846 gene encoding uncharacterized protein LOC116201846 isoform X1, whose translation MSSAEGVNQNPSKWRFTWEAQSHHPTLKLFLFNPFTNPKHQCRDLKADLNPTSSVVQVSYATDTTGEEVSLGAPVPKVLIDYECPLSFRALDDHIEVKVVLLLPVDHPLVSNFDEVLSLAGDGGGKLQSDDSEPLSMATDAESLSANGGVDFYCRSCSSKLTRSPIRQFVEMPSVNWQEAADNWFGSCCCSFGGVSEKLVARYAKSYTALKGRCLLDHSAVIVCKDDFLGCQFPECDGSQVCEISPKSDLPFVAIGQEVKDHSLCCQLPASDSESAQIGKSEIGHCCDMSHSMNSEVCDYPCDVSEHKHRCLEPVKETELGENQKSFLNGFLGNVFMAKSYNLSATVEWVEFACPYCSALLGAYPSSDGGGPLDGGVRLYKCLISTDLPVLGSNDIFRKYTLEKMFANQILQNAKDELSFRTVIKDLRTRCPVVQIILLNPNSWYCSNYCLDTGSLVEPSLKVSLRPAIKVLFCGSRNDTQFQQGKIEQWSGKHGADEVFMLPRQIEALVDYLVSARELFPPSFTVLEGFNLSCMQR comes from the exons ATGTCGTCGGCGGAAGGTGTTAACCAGAACCCTAGCAAATGGCGATTCACCTGGGAAGCCCAATCACACCACCCCACTCTCAAGCTGTTCCTCTTCAATCCCTTCACGAATCCTAAGCACCAATGCCGCGACCTGAAAGCTGATCTGAATCCCACGAGTAGTGTGGTTCAGGTGAGCTACGCCACTGACACCACCGGAGAAGAAGTCTCCCTGGGGGCTCCGGTGCCTAAGGTCCTGATAGATTACGAGTGTCCGTTGAGTTTCAGAGCCCTGGACGACCACATTGAGGTCAAGGTCGTGCTCCTTCTCCCGGTGGACCACCCGCTGGTCTCCAACTTCGACGAGGTGCTGAGTTTAGCCGGAGACGGAGGAGGAAAGCTGCAATCGGATGATTCGGAGCCTCTTTCAATGGCCACCG ATGCAGAGTCTCTGTCTGCTAATGGAGGAGTGGACTTCTATTGCAGAAGTTGTTCTAGCAAGCTCACGAGGAGTCCTATCAG ACAATTTGTGGAGATGCCATCAGTTAATTGGCAAGAGGCAGCAGACAACTGGTTTGGGAGCTGCTGTTGTTCATTTGGAGGTGTCAGCGAGAAACTGGTTGCGAGGTATGCTAAGTCCTACACGGCTTTGAAGGGAAGGTGCTTGTTGGATCATTCTGCGGTCATCGTTTGCAAGGACGATTTCTTGGGTTGTCAATTTCCAGAATGTGATGGATCCCAAGTATGTGAAATTTCACCAAAATCAGACCTTCCATTTGTAGCTATTGGACAAGAAGTGAAGGATCATTCTTTGTGCTGTCAACTTCCAGCATCGGATAGTGAATCAGCTCAGATTGGGAAATCAGAAATTGGACATTGTTGTGACATGAGTCACTCAATGAATTCTGAAGTCTGTGATTATCCGTGTGATGTATCTGAACACAAGCATCGATGCCTGGAACCTGTGAAAGAAACTGAACTCGGGGAAAACCAGAAGTCCTTTCTAAATGGCTTCCTTGGGAATGTTTTCATGGCAAAATCTTACAATCTATCAGCAACTGTAGAGTGGGTGGAGTTTGCGTGTCCCTATTGTTCAGCACTTCTTGGAGCTTATCCTTCCTCTGATGGGGGTGGACCTCTTGATGGTGGAGTTAGGTTGTACAAATGTCTCATATCCACTGACCTGCCAGTTTTGGGATCAAATGACATATTCAG GAAATATACCTTGGAGAAAATGTTTGCAAATCAAATTCTGCAAAATGCGAAGGATGAACTGTCATTCCGAACTGTAATTAAAGATTTGAGGACCAGATGCCCGGTGGTGCAAATAATATTACTAAATCCAAATTCCTGGTACTGTAGCAATTACTGCTTGGACACTGGTAGTCTTGTGGAGCCATCTTTGAAGGTGTCTCTTCGACCTGCCATTAAGGTGCTGTTCTGTGGTAGTAGGAACGACACACAATTTCAGCAGGG AAAGATTGAACAATGGTCTGGAAAACATGGAGCTGATGAAGTGTTCATGTTGCCGCGCCAAATAGAAGCTTTGGTCGACTATCTGGTTTCAGCAAGAGAGTTGTTCCCTCCTTCGTTTACTGTACTAGAAGGTTTTAATTTGTCATGCATGCAGAGGTAG
- the LOC116200761 gene encoding folate transporter 1, chloroplastic isoform X2, with translation MSTSRSQSQWQWENATAGALAGFATVAIMHPLDVVRTRFQANDGRVSNLPTYKNTAQALFTIARSEGLRGLYAGFYPSVLGSSISWGLYFFFYGRAKERYSRMREEKLTPGLHLLSAAEAGALVSFCTNPVWLIKTRMQLQNPLSQTKSYSGVYDAFRTIMREEGWSALYKGIGPSLLLVSHGAVQFTAYEELRKFIVEFKSEGREKEPGPADKVLNSVDYAILGASSKLAAILLTYPFQVIRTRLQQRPSANGTPRYLDSWHAVKETARFEGLRGFYKGITPNILKNVPASSITFIVYENVMSLLRLTRTKD, from the exons ATGTCCACCTCGCGGTCCCAGTCCCAATGGCAATGGGAGAACGCCACCGCCGGCGCCTTAGCTGGCTTCGCCACCGTCGCCATCATGCACCCTCTGGACGTTGTGCGGACGAGGTTTCAAG CGAACGATGGCAGAGTCTCGAATCTTCCAACTTACAAGAACACCGCACAAGCTCTCTTCACCATTGCTCGCTCTGAG GGTTTGAGAGGACTCTACGCTGGTTTCTATCCTTCTGTTCTCGGGTCAAGCATTTCGTGGGGTTTATACTTCTTCTT CTATGGCAGAGCCAAAGAGAGATACTCTCGAATgagagaagaaaagttaaCTCCCGGTCTTCATCTTCTTTCTGCAGCAGAGGCGGGAGCACTG GTCTCTTTTTGCACAAACCCTGTATGGCTCATCAAAACCAGAATGCAGCTTCAGAATCCTCTTAGTCAAACCAAATCTTATTCGGGTGTATATG ATGCATTTAGGACCATAATGAGAGAGGAGGGTTGGAGTGCTCTTTACAAAGGGATTGGTCCTAGTCTCTTGCTT GTATCTCATGGTGCTGTTCAGTTCACAGCTTATGAGGAACTCCGGAAGTTTATTGTTGAATTCAAGTctgaaggaagagaaaaggagCCTGGACCTGCTGATAAGGTGTTG AATTCAGTTGATTATGCTATCCTTGGGGCGTCTTCTAAACTTGCCGCCATTCTTTTGACGTATCCATTTCAG GTTATTCGCACTCGATTGCAG CAACGACCAAGTGCCAATGGAACTCCGAGATACTTGGATAGCTGGCATGCAGTGAAAGAGACTGCTAG GTTTGAAGGTCTACGAGGATTTTACAAGGGAATCACCCCAAACATTCTTAAAAATGTTCCTGCCTCTTCAATAACATTTATTGTATATGAGAATGTAATGAGTTTGTTAAGACTCACGAGAACGAAGGACTGA
- the LOC116201909 gene encoding 3-epi-6-deoxocathasterone 23-monooxygenase CYP90C1 → MECWWVVIMGCVAVMCYWFWLEREKRRLQKKGIPRGSAGWPFIGETLDFIACGYSSKPVSFMDKRKSLYGKVFKSHILGTPIIVSTDSELNKVILQNHRNAFVPAYPKTIRELLGENSILQMNGSLQKRLHALIGGFLRSPQFKSQIVRDIENSVKLTMASWGDRDGSILFQEEIKQITFGILVKVLMSIGPGEELEFMSREFEEFIKGLICLPIKLPGTRLYKSLKAKERLLKVVERIVEERKISVQKLDGNGETNDTLDVLLHDTDEANESRRFSSDFICGNIIEMMIPGEETVPMAMTLAVKFLTNSPEALKQLKEENMELKRQKTESLEEYSWMDYISLPFTQNVINETLRLANIINAVWRKSTKDVEIKGYLIPQGWCVLASFISVHMDEENYENPYNFNPWRWEKTGAAVNNSNFTPFGGGQRLCPGLELSRLEISVFLHHFVTTYSWAAEDDEIVYFPTVKMKRKLPIRVTLLTTI, encoded by the exons ATGGAGTGCTGGTGGGTTGTGATTATGGGCTGTGTTGCTGTGATGTGTTATTGGTTTTGGCTCGAAAGGGAGAAGAGAAGGTTACAGAAAAAGGGGATCCCAAGAGGAAGCGCCGGCTGGCCTTTCATCGGAGAAACTCTTGACTTCATTGCCTGCGGTTATTCCTCCAAACCTGTGAGCTTCATGGACAAACGCAAATCTCT GTATGGAAAGGTGTTCAAGTCGCACATATTGGGAACTCCAATCATCGTGTCCACGGATTCAGAGCTGAACAAGGTGATCCTCCAGAACCATAGGAACGCTTTTGTGCCTGCCTACCCGAAAACAATCCGAGAATTGCTCGGCGAAAATTCCATACTCCAAATGAATGGAAGCCTTCAGAAGAGGCTCCATGCCCTGATCGGAGGATTCCTTAGGTCACCGCAGTTCAAATCTCAGATAGTAAGAGACATCGAGAACTCAGTCAAACTGACCATGGCTTCTTGGGGTGATAGGGATGGATCCATCCTCTTCCAAGAAGAAATCAAACAG ATAACGTTTGGGATTTTGGTTAAAGTGCTAATGAGCATTGGCCCGGGCGAAGAGCTCGAGTTCATGAGCAGAGAATTTGAAGAGTTCATCAAAGGGTTGATTTGTTTACCTATTAAACTTCCCGGAACAAGACTATATAAATCCTTGAAG GCCAAAGAGCGGCTGCTCAAGGTGGTGGAAAGAATCGTGGAGGAACGgaaaatttctgttcagaaaTTGGATGGAAATGGCGAAACTAATGACACACTGGATGTGCTTCTGCACGATACTGATGAGGCAAACGAAAGTAGGCGATTTTCATCAGATTTCATTTGTGGGAACATTATAGAGATGATGATCCCAGGAGAAGAGACGGTTCCCATGGCCATGACACTAGCAGTCAAATTCCTAACGAATTCCCCTGAAGCTCTGAAGCAGCTTAAG GAGGAAAACATGGAGCTGAAGAGACAGAAAACCGAATCCTTGGAGGAATATTCCTGGATGGACTACATTTCTTTGCCCTTTACTCAAAAT GTTATCAATGAAACATTGCGACTTGCGAATATTATCAATGCAGTTTGGCGAAAATCCACGAAAGATGTGGAAATCAAAG GATACTTGATACCACAGGGGTGGTGTGTATTGGCATCATTCATTTCTGTTCACATGGATGAAGAGAATTACGAGAATCCTTACAATTTCAACCCATGGAGATGGGAG AAAACCGGAGCTGCGGTGAACAATAGTAACTTCACACCATTCGGTGGCGGGCAGAGGTTGTGCCCCGGCTTGGAACTCTCCAGGCTTGAAATCTCAGTGTTCCTTCATCACTTTGTCACCACCTACTC CTGGGCAGCTGAAGATGATGAGATCGTATACTTCCCGACTGTCAAGATGAAGAGGAAGCTTCCGATCAGAGTCACACTGTTGACTACTATATGA
- the LOC116201846 gene encoding uncharacterized protein LOC116201846 isoform X2 has translation MSSAEGVNQNPSKWRFTWEAQSHHPTLKLFLFNPFTNPKHQCRDLKADLNPTSSVVQVSYATDTTGEEVSLGAPVPKVLIDYECPLSFRALDDHIEVKVVLLLPVDHPLVSNFDEVLSLAGDGGGKLQSDDSEPLSMATESLSANGGVDFYCRSCSSKLTRSPIRQFVEMPSVNWQEAADNWFGSCCCSFGGVSEKLVARYAKSYTALKGRCLLDHSAVIVCKDDFLGCQFPECDGSQVCEISPKSDLPFVAIGQEVKDHSLCCQLPASDSESAQIGKSEIGHCCDMSHSMNSEVCDYPCDVSEHKHRCLEPVKETELGENQKSFLNGFLGNVFMAKSYNLSATVEWVEFACPYCSALLGAYPSSDGGGPLDGGVRLYKCLISTDLPVLGSNDIFRKYTLEKMFANQILQNAKDELSFRTVIKDLRTRCPVVQIILLNPNSWYCSNYCLDTGSLVEPSLKVSLRPAIKVLFCGSRNDTQFQQGKIEQWSGKHGADEVFMLPRQIEALVDYLVSARELFPPSFTVLEGFNLSCMQR, from the exons ATGTCGTCGGCGGAAGGTGTTAACCAGAACCCTAGCAAATGGCGATTCACCTGGGAAGCCCAATCACACCACCCCACTCTCAAGCTGTTCCTCTTCAATCCCTTCACGAATCCTAAGCACCAATGCCGCGACCTGAAAGCTGATCTGAATCCCACGAGTAGTGTGGTTCAGGTGAGCTACGCCACTGACACCACCGGAGAAGAAGTCTCCCTGGGGGCTCCGGTGCCTAAGGTCCTGATAGATTACGAGTGTCCGTTGAGTTTCAGAGCCCTGGACGACCACATTGAGGTCAAGGTCGTGCTCCTTCTCCCGGTGGACCACCCGCTGGTCTCCAACTTCGACGAGGTGCTGAGTTTAGCCGGAGACGGAGGAGGAAAGCTGCAATCGGATGATTCGGAGCCTCTTTCAATGGCCACCG AGTCTCTGTCTGCTAATGGAGGAGTGGACTTCTATTGCAGAAGTTGTTCTAGCAAGCTCACGAGGAGTCCTATCAG ACAATTTGTGGAGATGCCATCAGTTAATTGGCAAGAGGCAGCAGACAACTGGTTTGGGAGCTGCTGTTGTTCATTTGGAGGTGTCAGCGAGAAACTGGTTGCGAGGTATGCTAAGTCCTACACGGCTTTGAAGGGAAGGTGCTTGTTGGATCATTCTGCGGTCATCGTTTGCAAGGACGATTTCTTGGGTTGTCAATTTCCAGAATGTGATGGATCCCAAGTATGTGAAATTTCACCAAAATCAGACCTTCCATTTGTAGCTATTGGACAAGAAGTGAAGGATCATTCTTTGTGCTGTCAACTTCCAGCATCGGATAGTGAATCAGCTCAGATTGGGAAATCAGAAATTGGACATTGTTGTGACATGAGTCACTCAATGAATTCTGAAGTCTGTGATTATCCGTGTGATGTATCTGAACACAAGCATCGATGCCTGGAACCTGTGAAAGAAACTGAACTCGGGGAAAACCAGAAGTCCTTTCTAAATGGCTTCCTTGGGAATGTTTTCATGGCAAAATCTTACAATCTATCAGCAACTGTAGAGTGGGTGGAGTTTGCGTGTCCCTATTGTTCAGCACTTCTTGGAGCTTATCCTTCCTCTGATGGGGGTGGACCTCTTGATGGTGGAGTTAGGTTGTACAAATGTCTCATATCCACTGACCTGCCAGTTTTGGGATCAAATGACATATTCAG GAAATATACCTTGGAGAAAATGTTTGCAAATCAAATTCTGCAAAATGCGAAGGATGAACTGTCATTCCGAACTGTAATTAAAGATTTGAGGACCAGATGCCCGGTGGTGCAAATAATATTACTAAATCCAAATTCCTGGTACTGTAGCAATTACTGCTTGGACACTGGTAGTCTTGTGGAGCCATCTTTGAAGGTGTCTCTTCGACCTGCCATTAAGGTGCTGTTCTGTGGTAGTAGGAACGACACACAATTTCAGCAGGG AAAGATTGAACAATGGTCTGGAAAACATGGAGCTGATGAAGTGTTCATGTTGCCGCGCCAAATAGAAGCTTTGGTCGACTATCTGGTTTCAGCAAGAGAGTTGTTCCCTCCTTCGTTTACTGTACTAGAAGGTTTTAATTTGTCATGCATGCAGAGGTAG